From one Maniola jurtina chromosome 5, ilManJurt1.1, whole genome shotgun sequence genomic stretch:
- the LOC123865300 gene encoding dolichol-phosphate mannosyltransferase subunit 1: MASTAVDSEITKSDKYSILLPTYNERENLPIIIWLIVKYLDPSGYDYEVIVIDDGSPDGTLEVAKQLQKLYGSSKIVLRPREKKLGLGTAYMHGIKHATGNFIIIMDADLSHHPKFIPSFIELQKKHDFDLVSGTRYKDGGGVYGWDFKRKLISRGANFITQLLLRPNTSDLTGSFRLYKKDILQKLIDSCVSKGYVFQMEMIIRARQLEYTIGEVPITFVDRVYGESKLGGSEIFQFAKALLYLFATT; this comes from the exons ATGGCTTCCACGGCAGTAGATTCCGAAATTACAAAAAGTGataaatattcaatattattgCCCACTTACAACGAAAGAGAGAATTTGCCTATCATAATATGGCTTATAGTTAAATATCTGGACCCTAG TGGTTACGACTATGAAGTGATTGTAATCGACGATGGAAGCCCCGACGGTACTTTGGAAGTTGCAAAACAACTGCAGAAGTTGTATGGATcgagtaaaattgttttgcgGCCTAGGGAGAAGAAACTAGGTTTAGGTACTGCGTACATGCACGGTATTAAACATGCTACGGgaaatttcatcatcattatggaCGCTGATTTAAGCCACCAC CCCAAATTCATTCCAAGCTTCATAGAGCTCCAGAAGAAGCATGATTTTGACTTAGTGTCAGGCACTCGGTATAAGGATGGTGGTGGTGTTTATGGATGGGATTTCAAGAGGAAGCTGATATCTAGGGGTGCCAACTTCATCACACAACTTCTGCTAAGGCCCAATACTTCGGACTTGACTGGGTCCTTTAG ACTTTACAAAAAGGATATACTGCAAAAACTAATAGACAGCTGTGTATCAAAAGGCTATGTTTTTCAAATGGAAATGATAATAAG agcGAGGCAACTAGAATACACAATAGGAGAAGTACCAATAACTTTTGTTGATCGCGTTTATGGAGAATCAAAACTTGGTGGATCGGAGATCTTTCAATTTGCCAAagcattattatacttatttgcTACCACATAA